In Bacteroidota bacterium, a single genomic region encodes these proteins:
- a CDS encoding T9SS type A sorting domain-containing protein, whose protein sequence is MKLLLHTSLSFMLGLTALSTHAQSTILWHRSYDSGTSDEGKHVSVNSQGSVFVAGLNTFGNSQNVLSLKYDSTGTLVFAYKCSPELPGNLVKIERAVNANIYALSSVALSGGDNAYSISKYTPSATFRFQYNSGDSINYRFLPVDIAVDVAENVLVAGTFEEYVNQSKSGFFIKQISSTGTDKWTKTYTGTGITQLTDMVIDNNSNVYVCGVQGLTASAGDFVLQKYNANGVLQWTKTYNGTANLLDKCEKIAVDKVTGNVYVSGTTNYNGSAAQSDNALVKYNSAGVRQWQKIYGHTGKNSALEILFDATGNAYVVGNALDVNNSSGSQPNRIFTVKFSSGGTQQWIKIHNNGNYIHEYAKSAVSDNSGNIYVGAEVKDSASFVSDMLAYKLSNAGVKRWEQRGDGLAGENDFVSAIVKDNLNNVYVTGRNGNASYDVRTTRIADKLVTCGAGFTQICYLNKTRCVATADLATYTSKGATLGACIGLRKSDDEPSTLFESSVYPNPSASTFTLILEENLSAEISLIDLTGRELLHEKNVPAKFVFGNELTKGIYLLKITTPSESKIVKLIKSE, encoded by the coding sequence ATGAAACTACTACTCCACACATCTCTATCTTTCATGCTAGGATTAACAGCACTTTCTACGCATGCTCAATCCACAATCCTTTGGCACCGCAGTTACGATTCCGGAACAAGTGATGAAGGGAAACACGTATCGGTTAACAGTCAAGGCAGCGTTTTTGTGGCCGGATTAAATACTTTTGGAAACTCCCAAAATGTTTTATCACTTAAATACGACAGTACCGGAACACTTGTATTTGCTTATAAATGCAGTCCTGAATTACCCGGAAATTTGGTTAAAATAGAGCGTGCTGTGAATGCTAATATTTATGCCCTCTCATCGGTGGCATTAAGCGGTGGGGATAATGCCTATTCTATTTCTAAGTATACCCCAAGTGCAACATTTAGATTTCAGTATAATTCTGGAGACAGTATAAATTACCGCTTCCTTCCTGTAGATATTGCGGTTGATGTTGCCGAAAATGTTTTAGTTGCAGGAACCTTTGAAGAATATGTAAATCAAAGCAAATCAGGTTTTTTCATAAAACAAATTTCTTCCACCGGAACCGATAAATGGACAAAAACCTACACCGGCACAGGAATTACTCAATTAACGGATATGGTAATCGACAATAACAGCAATGTGTATGTATGTGGTGTACAAGGATTGACTGCATCGGCAGGCGATTTTGTATTGCAAAAATACAATGCAAACGGCGTGTTACAATGGACTAAAACATACAACGGCACAGCCAATTTGCTTGATAAATGCGAAAAAATTGCAGTCGATAAGGTAACCGGAAATGTGTATGTAAGCGGAACTACCAATTACAATGGTTCAGCTGCACAAAGTGACAATGCCTTAGTGAAATACAATTCGGCAGGAGTTCGGCAATGGCAAAAAATATATGGACACACCGGAAAAAATAGTGCTTTGGAAATTTTATTTGATGCAACAGGAAATGCCTACGTGGTAGGAAATGCGCTTGATGTAAATAATTCATCCGGAAGCCAACCCAACCGCATTTTCACGGTAAAGTTTTCCTCAGGAGGTACACAACAATGGATTAAAATTCACAACAACGGAAACTATATTCACGAATATGCAAAATCCGCAGTAAGCGATAATTCCGGAAATATTTATGTGGGTGCTGAAGTAAAAGACTCTGCTTCCTTTGTGAGCGATATGCTTGCCTACAAATTAAGCAATGCCGGGGTAAAGCGCTGGGAACAGCGTGGGGATGGACTTGCGGGTGAAAATGATTTTGTATCGGCAATCGTGAAAGACAATTTGAACAATGTATATGTAACCGGGAGAAATGGAAATGCCAGTTACGATGTGCGCACCACTCGAATAGCTGATAAATTGGTGACTTGTGGCGCTGGGTTTACTCAAATTTGTTATTTAAATAAAACCCGTTGTGTGGCAACTGCCGATTTAGCTACCTACACTTCAAAAGGCGCAACACTAGGTGCATGCATTGGCTTGAGAAAATCGGATGATGAACCTTCAACACTTTTTGAAAGCAGCGTTTATCCTAATCCTTCGGCATCAACCTTCACTTTGATTTTGGAGGAAAATTTGTCTGCTGAAATTTCTTTGATCGATTTAACCGGACGAGAACTGCTGCACGAAAAAAATGTGCCCGCTAAGTTTGTTTTCGGAAACGAATTAACTAAAGGAATTTATTTACTAAAAATCACTACTCCTTCTGAATCCAAAATTGTGAAATTAATAAAAAGTGAATAG
- a CDS encoding HlyD family efflux transporter periplasmic adaptor subunit, whose amino-acid sequence MRNRIAISIFAFVFASCGNSIPDIRPEYRAITETVFASGTLEPEEKYNLVAQSEGYLIELNFKEGDLVKKGTVLAVVDNQPNSINESAATELTAIAQKNISENAPALKQTALNIELASEKVKQDEAQYNRFKNLLALNSVSKLEFENMQLAFEASKTNLETLKQNYQLQRQQAEQQLINQSAQKEVNSFLKENNKIKALVAGKVYKKMKELGDYVRKGDVLASIGSADDCYARLSVDESNISKIQIGQEALVLLNTNKEKSIKGKVTELLPAFEESTQSFICKVRFLERLPFTISGTQLQANIVIGKKDKVLVIPRAMLDFGNNVNVKGKQEPVKVKTGFISTEWVEITGGLTPSDIILPISK is encoded by the coding sequence ATGAGAAACAGAATAGCCATTTCCATCTTCGCTTTTGTATTTGCTTCCTGTGGGAATTCCATACCTGATATAAGACCTGAATACCGAGCAATTACAGAAACAGTTTTCGCCTCAGGAACACTTGAACCTGAAGAGAAATACAATCTTGTAGCGCAAAGTGAAGGCTACTTAATTGAATTGAATTTTAAAGAAGGTGATCTTGTGAAGAAAGGCACTGTATTGGCTGTTGTCGACAATCAACCCAATAGCATTAACGAATCGGCTGCCACAGAACTTACTGCAATAGCACAAAAAAATATTTCAGAAAATGCGCCCGCCTTAAAACAAACTGCTTTAAACATTGAATTGGCTTCCGAAAAAGTAAAGCAAGATGAAGCTCAATACAATCGTTTTAAAAATTTATTAGCGCTAAACAGTGTTTCAAAACTAGAATTTGAAAACATGCAATTGGCATTTGAAGCTTCCAAAACCAACCTCGAAACATTAAAGCAAAACTATCAACTCCAAAGGCAGCAAGCAGAGCAACAACTCATTAATCAAAGTGCCCAAAAAGAGGTGAATTCATTTCTTAAAGAAAACAACAAAATAAAAGCACTTGTCGCCGGTAAGGTTTACAAAAAAATGAAAGAGCTTGGAGATTATGTAAGAAAAGGCGATGTGCTTGCAAGCATTGGAAGTGCCGATGATTGTTATGCTCGCTTAAGTGTGGATGAAAGCAACATCTCAAAAATACAAATTGGTCAGGAAGCACTTGTGTTACTAAATACCAATAAGGAAAAGAGCATTAAGGGTAAAGTTACTGAATTGTTGCCGGCCTTTGAAGAATCAACACAATCCTTTATTTGTAAAGTTCGCTTTTTAGAAAGGCTTCCATTTACGATTTCAGGAACCCAATTGCAGGCAAACATAGTTATTGGCAAAAAAGATAAAGTCCTTGTAATTCCTCGAGCAATGTTAGATTTTGGAAACAATGTAAATGTGAAAGGAAAGCAAGAACCGGTAAAGGTTAAAACAGGTTTTATTTCCACCGAATGGGTTGAAATTACCGGTGGTTTGACTCCCTCAGACATTATTTTACCTATTTCAAAATAA
- a CDS encoding T9SS type A sorting domain-containing protein, with amino-acid sequence MKGAFLIISLLFASLFGKAQNLSFTSWLGTKPSSPNLWFRFGADTLSYSTGGSAYSPLSVYQGANGAFYIYDLSGTALCTDTGFYSYSVTGNNLFFSVTSDNCVNRKNTLTTYTWTALNTGVFSPAHALTFSVTPLVNEPGYFLVKTQETQSTINEIKIYNLFGNLVYYNEFRSPSSVIRLSDLASGVYVGIAFVDKHPVTFKIIR; translated from the coding sequence ATGAAAGGGGCTTTTCTAATTATCTCGCTTCTATTTGCTTCTCTTTTTGGTAAGGCTCAAAACTTAAGCTTTACATCATGGCTTGGAACAAAACCATCCAGCCCTAACTTATGGTTTCGTTTTGGTGCGGATACACTTAGTTATTCTACTGGAGGGTCGGCATATTCTCCATTAAGCGTTTATCAGGGAGCAAATGGTGCTTTTTATATTTATGATTTATCGGGAACTGCACTTTGCACCGATACAGGTTTTTATAGCTATAGTGTAACTGGAAACAATTTGTTTTTTTCGGTGACCAGTGACAATTGTGTGAATCGGAAAAACACCTTAACTACTTACACATGGACAGCTTTAAACACTGGTGTTTTTTCGCCGGCGCACGCTTTAACATTTTCGGTGACACCTCTTGTCAATGAACCGGGATATTTTTTAGTTAAAACTCAGGAAACTCAAAGCACGATTAATGAGATTAAAATATACAACTTGTTTGGAAATTTGGTTTATTATAATGAGTTTAGATCACCAAGTTCCGTTATTCGATTGAGTGATTTAGCATCGGGTGTTTATGTTGGAATTGCATTCGTGGATAAGCATCCTGTGACATTTAAAATTATTCGCTAA
- a CDS encoding DUF4476 domain-containing protein, whose product MKKLIALSAICFLISTSIFAQASSSLNLRMLNRSQFSFNLDGMNYPIAQSQHLENLRPGKHFLSVSTTQWRHHGFVTKVVYRGSVYIEPCTETFISITNGALLVDNVVALYPQNNHWNSNGFAHQQNHNYQGQYGANTNQYAPCEMSDYEFSNLLRSLNNASFESTKLSIANTVLHNNFFTTNQVRQILEQFSFESTKLDFAKSAYSKTIDKNNYYSLSDSFSFNSSTIALNNFIVSR is encoded by the coding sequence ATGAAAAAACTTATCGCACTCAGCGCAATTTGCTTTCTAATAAGCACAAGCATCTTTGCTCAAGCATCATCCAGCCTTAATTTAAGAATGCTCAACCGAAGCCAATTTAGCTTCAACCTCGATGGCATGAATTACCCAATAGCACAAAGCCAACATCTCGAAAACCTAAGACCAGGAAAACATTTTTTATCTGTTTCCACTACGCAATGGCGTCACCACGGATTTGTGACCAAAGTAGTTTATCGCGGATCTGTTTACATAGAACCTTGCACCGAAACATTTATTAGTATAACAAATGGTGCTTTACTGGTAGATAATGTGGTGGCGCTTTATCCACAAAACAACCATTGGAATTCGAATGGCTTTGCTCATCAACAAAACCATAATTATCAAGGTCAATACGGAGCAAACACAAACCAATATGCTCCTTGTGAAATGAGCGATTACGAGTTCTCAAATTTATTAAGAAGCTTGAATAATGCCTCTTTTGAGAGTACCAAACTCAGTATAGCAAATACCGTTTTGCATAACAATTTTTTTACGACTAATCAGGTAAGACAAATCCTGGAACAATTTTCTTTTGAAAGCACTAAATTGGATTTCGCAAAATCAGCTTATTCGAAAACCATTGATAAAAATAATTACTACAGTTTAAGCGATTCCTTTTCTTTCAACAGCAGTACAATTGCACTGAACAACTTTATCGTTTCGAGGTAA
- a CDS encoding TolC family protein, with protein sequence MQKKYLLLVVLMLVFKANLTAQSKLHFGSIDSLFAYAEKNSAVIKSGSEQALLAKWTRLAALGNTVNLRSPIYANYTYNTELPVNYIPAEVFGGPEGTVKALSFGQTYVSAYGFTPQIDIINPSAWARVKSASVNEKLTETTNLISKKNLLESIAAAYFNIASLQKQLDVVKDNLTAADSIFKITGNKFNEGIIREQDKNNAEINFLTVKDKMNQVNLSLQQQYNALKLLCEIPESTVLSITNTSSEIKAIGTAGSKSDLLERQQNLQMAYLKSELKSSRLLSFAPTVSLLFNQAWQVNSNTSFFDANSNRFGTQYIGLKVSAPFPFDVNRLTQNYTTKINYTLAKINNEHTKLQNQTNNAQLDLDFEKAQSGYNSAKKIAALKELNYQKSLNQYVAGILSTENLLLSFTDNLNSRLIFLSAEALLNFTQSKISINNIVQ encoded by the coding sequence ATGCAAAAAAAGTATTTACTCCTAGTTGTTTTGATGCTGGTATTTAAAGCCAATTTAACCGCTCAAAGCAAGTTGCATTTTGGTTCAATTGATTCATTGTTTGCTTACGCAGAAAAAAATTCGGCAGTTATAAAATCAGGATCGGAACAGGCGCTTTTAGCAAAATGGACACGCCTTGCAGCGCTCGGCAACACTGTCAATTTAAGAAGTCCGATTTATGCAAATTATACCTACAACACCGAACTACCTGTAAATTATATTCCTGCTGAAGTATTTGGTGGCCCAGAAGGAACCGTAAAAGCGCTTTCATTTGGACAAACTTATGTTTCCGCATATGGATTTACACCTCAGATAGATATTATAAATCCATCCGCTTGGGCAAGGGTGAAAAGCGCTTCGGTTAACGAGAAGCTCACAGAGACAACAAATCTAATAAGCAAAAAAAATCTGCTCGAATCCATAGCAGCTGCATATTTTAATATAGCATCGCTTCAAAAACAATTAGACGTAGTGAAAGACAATTTAACTGCTGCAGATTCAATTTTCAAAATCACAGGCAATAAATTTAACGAAGGGATCATTCGTGAGCAAGATAAAAACAATGCAGAAATTAATTTCCTCACAGTGAAAGACAAAATGAATCAAGTAAACCTAAGTCTTCAACAACAATACAACGCCCTAAAATTGCTTTGTGAAATACCTGAATCAACAGTATTAAGCATAACAAATACTTCATCCGAAATAAAAGCAATTGGAACTGCCGGCTCAAAATCTGATTTATTAGAACGTCAGCAAAATTTACAAATGGCTTATTTAAAAAGTGAACTGAAGTCTAGCCGACTATTAAGTTTCGCACCAACTGTTTCCTTGCTTTTTAATCAGGCTTGGCAAGTAAATAGTAATACAAGTTTCTTCGATGCAAATTCAAATCGTTTTGGCACACAATATATCGGTTTAAAAGTTAGTGCTCCCTTTCCTTTTGATGTGAACCGACTCACTCAAAATTACACGACTAAAATAAATTACACGCTTGCTAAAATAAACAATGAGCATACGAAATTGCAAAACCAAACAAATAATGCACAACTCGATTTGGATTTTGAGAAAGCACAATCAGGGTATAACTCTGCTAAAAAAATTGCAGCGCTAAAGGAATTAAACTATCAAAAAAGTCTCAATCAATATGTGGCAGGAATATTAAGTACAGAAAATTTACTGCTTTCTTTCACTGACAATTTGAATTCCCGCTTAATCTTCTTAAGCGCAGAGGCGCTTTTGAATTTTACTCAATCAAAAATAAGCATCAATAATATAGTACAATGA
- a CDS encoding T9SS type A sorting domain-containing protein, translating into MPKVRGFLKLPLVLLCMNSAAAQTFQKLYSQAAYNDGKVFYELADSGHYLLNLSQTNTANNFNILKTNLFGDSISSSSFSIPKHTSLVFGYCYNSKNEICISGCKNWYPTYNVNIDTLRIYRYNFNGSLKSSWVYPDTLALQGLSILKTRDNGFIIGSGIEGTYGALNKIFLLKLDSLGNILWKKFILPHSDILIMNDIVESDNGSFVAKISEYGGGNSPRAGFKLVKFDALGNIIWSSSVVYGILGININQIKAVSGGFYMLLQDEDSQTSLDFTVLYFIDSTGVLQWSKSFNNPHTFYSTVETNKYTGDIFLCGGTRNSPNSSISTDILITKLNQNHDSITSFIYGFTARHDIISYSSQLKNGSIGIIGSSGVPPLIGDTKALFIVIDSLGNMLTSTKARINENIKLISVYPNPSNGIFTLQSIDTENTRILLTDIRGREIDTFYSVKGSFSLGAQLSSGIYFLTISSPQQTQIIKLIKTN; encoded by the coding sequence ATGCCAAAAGTGCGTGGATTTTTGAAATTGCCTTTAGTGTTACTGTGCATGAATAGCGCAGCTGCTCAAACTTTTCAAAAACTTTACAGTCAAGCTGCGTATAACGATGGCAAAGTATTTTATGAATTGGCTGATTCCGGACATTATCTCTTAAATCTCAGCCAAACAAATACAGCAAATAATTTCAACATTCTAAAAACAAATCTTTTTGGTGACAGTATTAGTTCGAGTTCCTTCTCAATTCCAAAACATACGAGTTTGGTTTTTGGCTATTGCTACAATTCAAAAAATGAAATTTGCATTTCAGGTTGCAAGAATTGGTATCCAACTTATAATGTAAATATTGATACACTTCGGATTTATCGTTATAATTTTAATGGTTCATTAAAGTCGTCGTGGGTTTACCCTGACACTCTTGCCTTGCAAGGTCTTTCGATCTTAAAAACAAGAGATAATGGATTTATCATAGGATCGGGAATAGAAGGAACTTATGGTGCATTAAATAAAATTTTTCTTCTCAAGCTCGACTCTCTTGGAAATATACTTTGGAAAAAATTTATTTTACCCCATTCGGATATATTGATTATGAACGACATTGTTGAATCCGACAATGGCAGTTTCGTTGCAAAAATAAGTGAATATGGCGGGGGCAATTCACCTCGTGCCGGATTTAAATTAGTAAAGTTTGATGCTTTGGGAAATATAATCTGGTCAAGTAGTGTAGTTTATGGAATTTTAGGAATCAACATAAATCAAATTAAAGCTGTGAGCGGCGGCTTTTATATGTTGCTACAAGATGAAGATAGTCAAACCAGTTTGGATTTTACAGTCCTATATTTTATTGATTCGACCGGTGTGCTTCAATGGAGTAAATCCTTTAATAATCCGCACACTTTTTACTCGACTGTTGAAACAAATAAATACACCGGAGACATTTTTTTATGCGGAGGGACTAGGAACAGCCCAAACTCAAGCATTTCAACTGATATTTTAATTACAAAATTAAATCAAAACCATGATTCAATTACTTCCTTTATCTATGGTTTCACTGCAAGACATGATATAATTTCCTATAGTTCCCAGTTAAAAAATGGGAGTATCGGCATAATTGGCAGTAGCGGTGTCCCACCATTAATTGGGGATACAAAAGCGTTATTTATTGTAATTGATTCTCTTGGAAACATGCTTACTTCTACCAAAGCGAGGATTAATGAAAACATAAAACTTATTAGCGTTTATCCGAATCCAAGTAATGGAATTTTTACTTTACAGTCAATAGACACAGAGAATACCAGAATCCTTCTTACGGATATAAGAGGCCGAGAGATTGATACGTTTTATTCTGTTAAAGGCAGTTTTTCATTGGGTGCTCAGCTGAGCAGTGGAATATATTTCCTAACTATTTCAAGCCCTCAACAAACGCAAATAATAAAACTCATAAAGACAAATTAA
- a CDS encoding histidine kinase, whose protein sequence is MAIIYATPLYIFKVIPFAQNVLIYPLVTIPILIAWLLNIVLLVLVPAPWTKSVLRALVVCLLMFAVSGLVIHLISPLVLLSEASILMVRVVNIISVNAIIYVLIDLTLTKENQNKIELENANLKLVKLEADYKLLKDQINPHFLFNALATAKALIKPKPELAEEYIVRLSEFLRLSINNTKKTVPLAEELQLCFDFITLNQIRFGAAIVLENKISGDINNYFVPYFSLLTLIENAIKHNTLSIENPLQIFLTAEQEMLELRNTRNPKFVLDKSTKTGLLNLNERYKLITNKEIEVVETENYFSVKIPILKK, encoded by the coding sequence ATGGCCATCATTTACGCCACTCCACTTTATATTTTTAAAGTCATTCCATTTGCGCAAAATGTTCTTATTTATCCTTTGGTAACTATCCCCATTTTAATTGCATGGCTACTGAATATAGTTTTGCTTGTACTTGTGCCCGCACCTTGGACAAAATCTGTGCTGCGGGCTCTTGTTGTATGTTTGCTTATGTTCGCTGTTAGCGGCCTTGTTATTCATTTAATAAGTCCATTGGTATTGCTTTCAGAAGCTTCCATTTTAATGGTACGGGTTGTAAATATTATTTCGGTAAATGCAATTATTTATGTGTTGATAGATTTAACGCTTACAAAAGAAAATCAAAATAAAATTGAACTTGAAAATGCCAATTTAAAACTCGTTAAACTGGAGGCCGATTACAAATTATTGAAAGATCAAATTAACCCACATTTTTTGTTTAACGCACTTGCTACTGCAAAAGCACTCATCAAGCCTAAACCCGAACTTGCTGAGGAATATATTGTGCGCTTGTCGGAATTTCTAAGACTCAGCATCAACAATACAAAAAAAACGGTTCCTCTAGCAGAAGAATTACAGCTGTGTTTTGATTTTATAACCCTAAACCAAATACGTTTTGGTGCAGCTATTGTGCTTGAAAATAAAATTAGCGGCGACATTAACAATTACTTTGTGCCCTACTTTTCGCTCCTTACACTGATTGAAAATGCTATAAAACACAATACCCTTTCAATTGAAAACCCACTCCAAATTTTTTTAACAGCTGAGCAAGAAATGCTTGAATTGCGCAATACCAGAAATCCAAAATTTGTGCTGGATAAATCCACCAAAACTGGGCTCTTGAACTTAAATGAGCGGTACAAATTAATTACCAACAAAGAAATTGAGGTGGTGGAAACGGAAAATTACTTTTCAGTGAAGATTCCCATTTTAAAAAAATAA
- a CDS encoding MerR family transcriptional regulator: MLLINQLSKQTGIPIHTIRFYEKYGLFKGKRKPENKSNNYNYYDEDIVYKLELINDAKSVGFTLSEIKKLIDAWFNKRINKERKLKILDEKLSSIDEKIKQLKNVKKQIAVLKSEVELNDC; encoded by the coding sequence TTGTTACTCATAAATCAATTATCCAAGCAAACAGGTATCCCAATACATACCATACGCTTTTATGAAAAGTATGGTCTGTTCAAAGGGAAGAGAAAACCGGAGAATAAAAGCAATAATTATAATTATTACGACGAAGACATCGTATATAAACTTGAATTAATAAACGATGCAAAATCGGTTGGCTTTACCTTGTCAGAAATAAAAAAATTGATAGATGCCTGGTTTAACAAACGCATCAATAAGGAAAGAAAGCTTAAGATTTTAGATGAGAAACTTAGTTCTATTGATGAAAAAATAAAGCAATTAAAGAACGTGAAGAAGCAAATAGCAGTTCTGAAATCAGAGGTTGAGCTTAACGATTGTTAG
- a CDS encoding NAD-dependent epimerase/dehydratase family protein produces MKYFITGATGFVGGELAKQLIAKKHTLIALVRNPEKAENLRQLGVSVVKGDVSDKESMRIPMTGCDGVFHVAGWYKVGAKDKTPGQKINIDGTRNVLELMQELNIPKGVYTSTLAINSDSHGITYDETFEFNGKHISEYDRSKAKAHEIAQQFIKQGLPLVILMPGLIYGPNGTSMSDDALRLYLQKKLPIIPSKAAYSWAHVEDIAHAHILAMEKGAKGVTYMVSGPNHTLVNAFDIAQQITGIKKPMAVPPILLKITAAIVQLIEGILPIPEMYSSEALRVQAGVTYLGNNAKAKKELGYEPRSLEQGLKQTLEYELGQITRKK; encoded by the coding sequence ATGAAATATTTTATAACCGGGGCAACTGGATTTGTGGGGGGTGAATTAGCGAAACAACTGATTGCTAAAAAACACACATTAATTGCGTTAGTACGAAATCCCGAAAAGGCCGAAAACCTTAGGCAGCTTGGAGTAAGCGTTGTAAAAGGCGATGTGAGCGACAAGGAAAGTATGCGCATTCCAATGACGGGCTGCGATGGAGTTTTTCATGTTGCGGGCTGGTATAAAGTAGGTGCAAAAGACAAAACTCCGGGTCAAAAAATAAATATTGATGGAACTCGAAATGTGCTGGAATTAATGCAGGAGCTTAACATACCAAAAGGTGTTTATACCAGCACGCTTGCTATTAATTCGGATTCGCATGGAATTACTTATGATGAAACCTTTGAATTCAACGGAAAACACATTAGTGAATACGACCGCTCAAAAGCCAAAGCGCATGAAATTGCTCAACAGTTTATTAAGCAGGGATTGCCCTTAGTAATTTTAATGCCGGGTTTAATTTATGGCCCAAATGGAACAAGTATGAGCGATGATGCCCTGCGCCTTTATTTACAAAAGAAACTGCCCATTATTCCATCTAAAGCGGCATATAGTTGGGCACATGTTGAAGATATTGCACACGCACATATTTTAGCAATGGAGAAAGGCGCTAAAGGTGTTACTTATATGGTGAGTGGACCCAATCATACACTGGTAAATGCTTTTGACATTGCACAACAGATTACGGGCATAAAAAAGCCGATGGCGGTGCCGCCAATTTTGTTAAAAATTACAGCGGCTATTGTTCAATTAATTGAAGGCATTCTTCCTATACCTGAAATGTATTCCTCTGAAGCCCTCCGTGTGCAGGCCGGAGTCACTTACCTTGGGAACAATGCCAAGGCTAAAAAAGAACTTGGATATGAACCTCGCTCCTTAGAACAAGGATTAAAGCAAACATTAGAATATGAACTTGGTCAAATAACAAGAAAAAAATGA
- a CDS encoding response regulator transcription factor, with amino-acid sequence MKIIIIEDELYTAKDLENCILELRSDFEILCILPSVKEAQAFLKSTNNYNLIFSDIQLNDGLSFEIFKSIQVSAPVIFCTAYDNYAIEAFKANGIDYVLKPINKASIKAAIEKYERLVKPAGEVNENMHHLLQLLNNNTPQKLQSALLVHYKDKIIPQKIDAVSLFYLHNDSCRLINSDGQQFSLHESLDKIEELCGTQFFRANRQFLVNRNAVAEVVQHFSRKHLLKLNFPFDQEISVSKEKTPALLTWLQEK; translated from the coding sequence ATGAAAATTATTATTATCGAAGACGAACTATACACTGCAAAAGACCTTGAGAATTGCATCCTTGAGCTGAGAAGTGATTTTGAAATACTTTGCATCTTACCTTCAGTAAAAGAAGCCCAAGCATTTTTAAAATCAACAAACAATTATAACCTAATTTTTTCTGATATTCAGCTGAATGATGGTCTTAGTTTCGAGATTTTTAAAAGCATACAAGTTAGCGCACCTGTTATATTTTGTACCGCTTACGACAATTATGCCATCGAAGCATTTAAAGCAAATGGTATTGATTATGTGCTAAAACCCATTAACAAAGCAAGTATTAAAGCTGCAATTGAAAAATATGAGCGTTTGGTAAAACCCGCGGGAGAAGTAAATGAAAACATGCATCACCTATTGCAATTACTTAATAACAACACTCCTCAAAAGTTGCAGAGCGCCCTGCTGGTACATTATAAAGACAAAATAATTCCACAAAAAATTGATGCCGTTTCTTTGTTTTATTTGCACAACGATTCCTGTCGCTTAATAAATTCAGACGGCCAGCAATTCAGCCTCCATGAATCCTTGGATAAAATAGAAGAGTTATGTGGAACCCAATTTTTTAGAGCCAATCGACAATTTTTAGTAAACCGAAATGCCGTTGCTGAAGTTGTTCAACATTTTTCGCGCAAGCATTTGCTAAAACTGAATTTTCCCTTCGATCAAGAAATTAGTGTCAGTAAAGAAAAAACACCCGCATTGTTAACTTGGCTTCAAGAAAAATAG